The Triticum aestivum cultivar Chinese Spring chromosome 7B, IWGSC CS RefSeq v2.1, whole genome shotgun sequence genome window below encodes:
- the LOC123161255 gene encoding uncharacterized protein, producing MATPLSLQRLVFDLDHSREQRSVLQTPETTRCANKCALSGRAQLTTLPDDLLVEIFARLPAKSVGRLRCMSRSWAATLTSASFVELHLREANRHRSTPKLFFTTGHPEDPDNRWLIDKVLTKPCNGLVLLHRLPGSGYYVYNASTGVLLPLPDSDDRRWGMAMGESYGLGYSPITKEHKVVRLFNSGSTPCCEVFSLDVSMQWRVVPRQTPPSRVPVRVHPAVFCDGYLHFLQGRGGSNIVTFDVGDETFGLLATPPSAQGNDVPLELTVLGRRLCMCVFRGGRGSDVDPYCIWRLACRDSGQWEKLYRVLHPQTCRPQLDLLRVPWISPLETYLAGNVQKIMFATEVGVLAFDLQGGGGVPEVLVSPTEIVSAAEQAKISYSTAGLLEESLVPVGRTSEEIAFSSPWRKAWSDVLKWRPARSVASLAHVCKGWRAVIESDRFARTHALHANLGNKSPRLMLVLLRPFLNALDFYPLPLVFRRSMQQEIPSLHETSMSTVCSRPCHGLVLVTHMDGGSRVDFVCNPIRNYGCRVKTDPPNSPYSDGWIGLGYDLRRNEHVLARLVRPETETGSRHHQPMKCYVQLMGITPSPWIPISPPPRPPAVDMQPAYADGKLYWMVEDDGDDDKPASSRCELLALDVGTREFAVLPGPPCDRGQITSIAELQGNVCVVCSDTGANAIDVWTLGGAAGSWSAWPCRIELGEFRQLYPSAETRLLAVDPKDGRVLLSTGRVLGYYNPETRALQTAYCISSEDLQGMVAPAVCHESLLRPRI from the coding sequence ATGGCCACGCCCTTGTCGCTGCAGCGCCTCGTCTTTGACTTGGACCATAGCCGCGAGCAACGATCCGTGCTGCAGACACCCGAGACGACGAGGTGTGCCAACAAGTGTGCGCTGAGCGGTCGTGCTCAGTTGACGACGCTACCGGATGATCTCCTCGTGGAGATCTTTGCCCGGCTGCCGGCCAAGTCGGTCGGCCGCCTCCGCTGCATGTCGCGCTCGTGGGCCGCAACGCTCACGTCGGCCTCCTTCGTCGAGCTCCACCTCCGTGAGGCCAACCGTCACCGGTCCACGCCCAAGCTCTTCTTCACAACGGGGCACCCCGAGGACCCGGACAACAGGTGGCTAATCGATAAGGTCCTCACCAAGCCTTGCAATGGCCTCGTTCTACTCCACCGCCTGCCCGGCAGCGGCTACTATGTCTACAACGCAAGCACCGGCGTGCTTCTGCCCCTCCCTGACAGCGACGATCGCCGGTGGGGCATGGCCATGGGCGAGTCCTACGGCCTGGGCTACAGCCCGATCACCAAGGAGCACAAGGTGGTGCGGCTCTTTAACTCCGGCTCCACCCCCTGTTGCGAGGTCTTCTCGCTCGATGTGTCGATGCAGTGGAGAGTCGTCCCTCGGCAGACTCCCCCCTCACGCGTCCCTGTGCGAGTTCATCCTGCCGTGTTCTGTGATGGGTACCTGCACTTCCTCCAGGGTCGTGGCGGCAGCAACATCGTCACCTTCGATGTAGGCGACGAGACCTTTGGTCTGCTGGCGACACCCCCATCAGCACAAGGCAATGATGTTCCGCTCGAGCTGACGGTACTCGGCAGACGCTTGTGCATGTGTGTCTTCCGCGGCGGTCGAGGAAGCGACGTCGACCCTTACTGCATCTGGCGGCTGGCCTGTCGAGATTCCGGGCAATGGGAGAAGCTCTACCGCGTGCTTCACCCACAGACCTGCAGGCCCCAGCTCGACCTGCTGCGGGTACCCTGGATTTCTCCCCTCGAAACCTACCTAGCGGGCAATGTGCAGAAGATCATGTTCGCCACGGAGGTGGGCGTGCTCGCGTTCGACctccaaggcggcggcggcgtcccagAGGTGCTGGTCTCGCCGACGGAGATCGTTTCCGCCGCCGAACAAGCCAAGATTTCCTACAGCACCGCGGGGTTGCTGGAGGAGAGCCTCGTGCCCGTGGGCCGCACGAGCGAGGAGATCGCCTTCTCCTCCCCATGGAGGAAGGCGTGGTCGGACGTCCTCAAGTGGCGACCCGCACGGTCGGTTGCCTCCCTGGCGCACGTGTGCAAAGGGTGGCGCGCGGTGATCGAGAGCGACCGGTTCGCCCGGACGCACGCGCTCCACGCGAACCTGGGCAACAAGAGCCCTCGGCTCATGCTCGTCCTCCTCCGCCCCTTCTTGAACGCCCTCGACTTCTACCCACTGCCACTGGTGTTCCGCCGGAGCATGCAACAGGAGATCCCTAGCCTACACGAGACGTCTATGTCGACGGTGTGCTCCAGGCCCTGCCACGGCCTCGTCCTCGTCACCCACATGGACGGCGGCTCCCGCGTCGACTTCGTCTGCAACCCTATCAGGAACTACGGATGCCGCGTAAAAACAGACCCACCAAATTCTCCTTATTCTGATGGCTGGATAGGGTTGGGTTACGACCTGCGTAGGAACGAGCACGTGCTGGCACGCCTCGTCCGTCCTGAGACTGAGACGGGCTCTCGACATCACCAACCGATGAAGTGCTACGTCCAGCTCATGGGCATCACGCCGTCACCGTGGATCCCAATCAGCCCCCCGCCAAGGCCGCCGGCGGTCGACATGCAGCCTGCCTATGCCGACGGGAAACTCTACTGGatggtggaagacgacggcgacgatgATAAACCAGCTTCAAGCCGGTGTGAGCTGCTGGCGCTCGACGTCGGCACGCGGGAGTTCGCGGTGCTGCCAGGGCCGCCATGCGACCGCGGCCAGATCACGTCCATTGCCGAGCTCCAAGGGAACGTGTGCGTCGTGTGCTCGGACACGGGCGCGAACGCCATCGACGTGTGGACATTGGGAGGTGCAGCGGGCTCTTGGTCGGCATGGCCTTGCCGTATCGAGCTCGGGGAGTTTCGGCAGCTGTACCCGTCGGCGGAGACCAGGCTGTTGGCCGTTGATCCGAAGGACGGGAGGGTGCTTCTCAGCACGGGGAGAGTGTTGGGATACTACAACCCCGAGACACGGGCGTTGCAGACCGCCTACTGTATTTCATCAGAAGACCTACAGGGTATGGTTGCTCCGGCGGTCTGCCATGAAAGCTTGCTCCGTCCACGGATTTAG